The nucleotide sequence TGCAAACTGTATGTCATCTACCGGAGGAATGTCTTGTACAGTTACTTGGTTTTGGATAACGCGATTTGGAGTTACTGCGCGATATCTAAATTGTATGCGATCTAAATTGTTTACATATAGTGGAACGTCGCTGTCGATATCTTTTTCTAGCACAGCATCGCGATGCACTATTTCAAAATTGGGATTGCGGTGAGCGGTTTCAAAGTCAATTGCGAAGGGGCTCGATAGTGTGCGGCCAAACTCATCTTGTAGTTTCGTTGTCACGGGCGAGTCAGTTTCGCTAGCAGCAGTGGGCATTTGTTGCAACAGGCGCTCTAAGAATCCAACTTCCTGCGTCGTAATTGAGACCGAATATCTTTGGGCCGCCTTTAGTCCAGTGGGAAGATGAATTTCATAAGTCTGTCCTTGTCGATGTGGCTGGCTTAGGCTTGAATATTCATCCTCCAAGGATCCCCAGGGGTCGTAGTCGGTTCTACCGCCTGCCAAATCTGGGCTAAAGCTGCAATGTTTCTTAACCTGTGAGGGCAATACCGGAGAGCTAAAGGATAGGGCTATTGGTTGTTGAGGATTGCAAAGCTGAGCGCTCTGTATGCTAGGGTTAGCGTTAAGCATTATCTGTAGGCCGCTATTAGTGGAACATTTGATGCCAACAAACTTAAATTCAGGGAAGGTGAAGAAGCGCACTAGCTCGCGGTTTGTTACGCTTTTTTCGCCTCCCCAGGCTGAAACTAGGCCTGGTTCACTTATCAGGCTAACGGCTATATCCAGAGGTAGTTCTTTTCGCGGACGAATTATCCATATTCTTCGGGCTTCTTCTCCGTCGGCATTTCTTAAATCCTCGTCGCTGTGGCGCGTTTCCTCATCGAAGCTTAGGGAGTATTTTTCCCCTGGAACATGGACGACTTGGGGGATTTCGGAATCGTCGGGATCGGGAGTGACCATGGCAGGTATTCGAGTTTGTGGGCTATCGGAAAGCGAAAAGTGCAGGTGTTTAGCAACCGAAGTTTTTGTTACGGACTGGTTAAAGGTTAGCCGAATTACCGGACTACTAGGGGATTCCCATGTGCGAAACCAGGTATATCGCGCATCGGGACGTTCGGTAATAAATCTATGGCTGTACGGCGAAGTTATCGTAGCCCCATCTATTGTCCTAATACCGGGATTGACTATAACCTCGTAGGCGCTAGCAAGCTTGAGCTCACTTTTTTCATCCAGGTTACACGCAAGCGAATTGG is from Deltaproteobacteria bacterium and encodes:
- a CDS encoding large extracellular alpha-helical protein, translating into MKKFLLALLVLCLSTLAQTTCFAEDSATTRQEEELRIIRITPDGEDVPVGRQIVIEFDRAVVPLGRMERTSAEIPINISPALDCQWRWLNTNSLACNLDEKSELKLASAYEVIVNPGIRTIDGATITSPYSHRFITERPDARYTWFRTWESPSSPVIRLTFNQSVTKTSVAKHLHFSLSDSPQTRIPAMVTPDPDDSEIPQVVHVPGEKYSLSFDEETRHSDEDLRNADGEEARRIWIIRPRKELPLDIAVSLISEPGLVSAWGGEKSVTNRELVRFFTFPEFKFVGIKCSTNSGLQIMLNANPSIQSAQLCNPQQPIALSFSSPVLPSQVKKHCSFSPDLAGGRTDYDPWGSLEDEYSSLSQPHRQGQTYEIHLPTGLKAAQRYSVSITTQEVGFLERLLQQMPTAASETDSPVTTKLQDEFGRTLSSPFAIDFETAHRNPNFEIVHRDAVLEKDIDSDVPLYVNNLDRIQFRYRAVTPNRVIQNQVTVQDIPPVDDIQFAIPFKVREMLHGQSGAIYGSLNTEPPVYKSDIRSPHRLFAQVTPYQLHVKLGHFNTLVWVTDLQRGDVVPGARVTLYRDALSTLSAPKDVLAVGTTNSEGIATLKGSEDIDPQLVLAPSWDYSANSDAKTRLFLRVDKGNDMALMPLSQDFLIDTWHASGETIYEVNEQKFGHLRAWGTTAQGIYRLGDTIQYKFYLRN